From the genome of Phytohabitans rumicis, one region includes:
- a CDS encoding succinate dehydrogenase/fumarate reductase iron-sulfur subunit has product MAEITLRVSRYQPETDTAPTFQEYAVPLREDWAILDALNYIKDELDPTLSYRWSCRMGICGSCGMTVNGEPKLSCGTFLVDHAPGPILVEPLRNFPVIRDLVIEMTDFMHKLGAVQPWIIRDETEDDPSSELLQTPSQLDDYKQYSMCINCMLCYSACPVYGLDSAFIGPAAIALAQRYNLDSRDEGAAERLDVLSDDEGVWGCTFVGECTRACPKGVDPAGAIQRAKLVAANEAMKAFLLPKWAR; this is encoded by the coding sequence ATGGCGGAAATCACCCTGAGGGTCTCCCGCTACCAGCCGGAGACCGACACCGCGCCAACCTTCCAGGAGTACGCGGTGCCGCTGCGCGAGGACTGGGCGATCCTCGACGCGCTCAACTACATCAAGGACGAGCTCGACCCGACCCTGTCGTACCGCTGGTCGTGCCGGATGGGCATCTGCGGCAGCTGCGGCATGACCGTGAACGGCGAGCCGAAGCTGTCCTGCGGCACGTTCCTGGTCGACCACGCGCCCGGACCGATCCTGGTGGAGCCGCTGCGCAACTTCCCGGTGATCCGCGACCTCGTCATCGAGATGACCGACTTCATGCACAAGCTCGGCGCGGTGCAGCCCTGGATCATCCGCGACGAGACGGAAGACGACCCCAGCAGCGAGCTCCTCCAGACACCGTCCCAACTGGACGACTACAAGCAGTACAGCATGTGCATCAACTGCATGCTGTGCTACTCGGCCTGCCCGGTGTACGGCCTGGACTCCGCGTTCATCGGCCCGGCCGCGATCGCGCTCGCCCAGCGGTACAACCTGGACTCCCGCGACGAGGGCGCGGCCGAGCGGCTCGACGTGCTGTCCGACGACGAGGGCGTGTGGGGCTGCACGTTCGTCGGCGAGTGCACCCGGGCCTGCCCCAAGGGCGTCGACCCCGCCGGGGCCATCCAGCGCGCCAAGCTGGTCGCCGCCAACGAGGCGATGAAGGCGTTCCTGCTCCCCAAGTGGGCGCGATGA
- a CDS encoding DUF1876 domain-containing protein: protein MALAKRWTVDIFIDEQGDERRTRAEARLESQDRVGLAGIGTARRNPVDPEVPAIGDELAVSRALSDLAHQLLDAAAGDIEQHTHRRAHLRA from the coding sequence ATGGCTCTCGCGAAGCGGTGGACCGTGGATATCTTCATCGACGAGCAGGGCGACGAGCGGCGTACGCGCGCGGAGGCCCGGCTGGAGTCGCAGGACCGGGTGGGCCTGGCCGGCATCGGCACGGCGCGGCGCAACCCGGTCGATCCCGAGGTGCCCGCGATCGGCGACGAACTGGCCGTTTCCCGTGCTTTGTCCGATCTCGCCCACCAACTGCTGGACGCGGCGGCTGGCGACATCGAACAACACACCCACCGGCGAGCCCACCTCCGCGCCTGA
- a CDS encoding M1 family metallopeptidase — MREAARPGADRSGDSYLPQHGNGGYRAIHYDLDLDYRITTNRLAGSATITALATHGLSRFSLDLAGMRVGQVLVDGAPAKFAHEGRKLHVRPAAAIPAEAEFRVEVRYAGRPRPVDGRWGDIGWDELSDGVLVASQPVGAPSWFPCNDQPSDKASYRIAVSTATPYSVIATGRLVERRRSASTTAWVYDLPEPTPTYLVSVQIGRYERIDLDAGGPPQRAALPTRLRRRFAYDFGRQGEMMQALQRFFGPYPFGEYTVVVTDDDLDDPIEAQGMSIFGANHVDGRRTHERLVVHELAHQWFGNSLSVADWRHIWLNEGFATYAEWLWSGASGGAPAEALARMWHARLAARPADLRIADPGVARMFDERLYKRGALTLHSLRREVGDERFFRLLRAWVAEHRHGTVTTPAFTALAEQHAGRPLGEFFATWLHRAALPALTA; from the coding sequence ATGAGGGAAGCCGCCAGGCCGGGTGCGGACCGGTCCGGAGACTCGTACCTTCCTCAGCACGGCAACGGCGGCTACCGGGCCATCCACTACGACCTGGACCTGGACTACCGGATCACCACGAACCGGCTCGCCGGGTCCGCCACCATCACCGCGCTGGCGACGCACGGGCTGTCCCGGTTCAGCCTCGACCTGGCCGGGATGCGGGTCGGCCAGGTACTCGTGGACGGCGCGCCGGCGAAGTTCGCGCACGAGGGCCGCAAGCTGCACGTCCGGCCGGCGGCGGCGATCCCGGCCGAGGCGGAGTTCCGGGTGGAGGTGCGGTACGCCGGCCGCCCCCGGCCGGTCGACGGACGGTGGGGCGACATCGGGTGGGACGAACTGTCGGACGGCGTCCTGGTGGCCAGCCAGCCGGTGGGCGCGCCGTCCTGGTTTCCCTGCAACGACCAGCCGTCGGACAAGGCCAGCTACCGGATCGCGGTGAGCACGGCCACGCCGTACTCCGTCATCGCCACCGGAAGGCTGGTGGAGCGCCGGCGGAGCGCGAGCACGACGGCCTGGGTCTACGATCTGCCGGAGCCGACCCCGACCTACCTGGTGAGTGTCCAGATAGGACGGTACGAGCGGATCGACCTGGACGCCGGGGGGCCGCCGCAGCGGGCGGCGCTGCCGACGCGGTTGCGCCGCCGGTTCGCGTACGACTTCGGGCGCCAGGGCGAGATGATGCAGGCCCTGCAGCGCTTCTTCGGCCCGTACCCGTTCGGGGAGTACACGGTCGTGGTCACGGACGACGACCTGGACGATCCGATCGAGGCGCAGGGCATGTCGATCTTCGGCGCGAACCACGTGGACGGCCGGCGCACGCACGAGCGGCTGGTCGTGCACGAGCTGGCGCACCAGTGGTTCGGCAACAGCCTGTCGGTGGCCGACTGGCGGCACATCTGGCTCAACGAGGGGTTCGCGACGTACGCGGAGTGGCTGTGGTCCGGCGCGTCGGGCGGGGCACCGGCGGAGGCGCTCGCCCGGATGTGGCACGCGCGGCTGGCCGCCCGGCCGGCTGACCTGCGGATCGCCGACCCGGGCGTGGCACGGATGTTCGACGAGCGCCTCTACAAGCGCGGCGCGCTGACCCTGCACTCGCTGCGCCGCGAGGTCGGCGACGAGCGGTTCTTCCGGCTGCTGCGGGCGTGGGTCGCCGAGCACCGGCACGGCACGGTGACGACGCCGGCGTTCACCGCGCTGGCGGAGCAGCACGCGGGCCGGCCGCTGGGCGAGTTCTTCGCGACCTGGCTGCACCGCGCGGCGCTGCCCGCCCTCACCGCCTGA
- a CDS encoding MFS transporter, with translation MEISDANRQWIVTAYTLTFGGLLLLGGRIADYVGRKKVFLIGLVGFAGASALGGIATNAGTLFAARGLQGAFGALLAPAALSLITVTFTDVKDRAKAFGVFGAISGVGAAIGLILGGLLTEYTSWRWTLLVNIPIALIAVALALPIVRESKAHGNTKYDIPGAVLATGGLVALVYAFTKAAEDGWSAGITLGFFAVAAILLVGFVVFEARSSHPLLPLRVVLHRNRGGSFLTSVLLGAGMMGMFLFMTYYFQGTLQYSPIKSGIAYLPFSFALIITAIVASGLLPKVGPRGMMTVGGLLATAGMIWLTQLRIDSSYLTLILPALVIMAVGMALVFVPLGNTSLTGVDEHDAGVASAMVNTTQQVGGSLGVAVLNTVFTTALASYVTDHGPQSAPLGVVHGYNVAFTVSAVLIAASTLIVFLLVRNTKQDTAAGATEEARAMVHVG, from the coding sequence TTGGAGATCTCCGACGCCAACCGGCAGTGGATCGTCACGGCGTACACGCTGACCTTCGGCGGCCTGCTGCTGCTCGGCGGCCGGATCGCCGACTACGTCGGGCGTAAGAAGGTCTTCCTGATCGGCCTGGTCGGCTTCGCCGGCGCCTCGGCGCTCGGCGGCATCGCCACCAACGCGGGCACGCTCTTCGCCGCGCGTGGCCTGCAGGGGGCGTTCGGTGCGCTCCTCGCGCCGGCCGCGTTGTCGCTCATCACGGTGACCTTCACGGACGTCAAGGACCGGGCCAAGGCGTTCGGCGTGTTCGGCGCGATCTCCGGTGTCGGCGCGGCGATCGGCCTGATCCTGGGCGGCCTGCTCACCGAGTACACGAGCTGGCGCTGGACGCTGCTGGTCAACATCCCGATCGCGCTGATCGCGGTGGCCCTGGCACTGCCGATCGTGCGGGAGAGCAAGGCGCACGGCAACACCAAGTACGACATCCCGGGCGCGGTGCTGGCCACCGGTGGGCTGGTCGCGCTGGTGTACGCGTTCACGAAGGCGGCCGAGGACGGCTGGTCCGCCGGGATCACGCTGGGCTTCTTCGCGGTCGCCGCGATCCTGCTGGTCGGGTTCGTGGTGTTCGAGGCCCGCTCGTCGCACCCGCTGCTGCCGCTGCGGGTGGTGCTGCACCGCAACCGGGGTGGCTCGTTCCTGACCTCGGTGCTGCTCGGCGCCGGCATGATGGGCATGTTCCTGTTCATGACGTACTACTTCCAGGGCACCCTGCAGTACTCGCCGATCAAGAGCGGCATCGCGTACCTGCCGTTCTCGTTCGCGCTCATCATCACCGCGATCGTGGCGAGCGGGCTGCTGCCCAAGGTGGGTCCGCGCGGCATGATGACGGTCGGCGGCCTGCTGGCCACGGCAGGCATGATCTGGCTGACCCAGCTGCGGATCGACTCGTCGTACCTGACGCTGATCCTGCCGGCCCTGGTCATCATGGCGGTCGGCATGGCCCTGGTCTTCGTGCCGCTGGGCAACACCTCGCTGACCGGCGTGGACGAGCACGACGCCGGCGTCGCCAGCGCGATGGTCAACACCACCCAGCAGGTCGGCGGCTCGCTCGGCGTCGCGGTGCTCAACACCGTCTTCACCACGGCGTTGGCCTCGTACGTCACGGACCACGGCCCGCAGTCCGCGCCGCTGGGCGTGGTGCACGGCTACAACGTGGCGTTCACGGTGAGCGCGGTGCTGATCGCCGCCTCCACGCTGATCGTCTTCCTGTTGGTCCGCAACACCAAGCAGGACACCGCGGCCGGCGCCACCGAGGAGGCCCGAGCGATGGTGCACGTCGGCTGA
- the frdA gene encoding fumarate reductase (quinol) flavoprotein subunit, with protein sequence MPPDLATTHDVVIVGGGGAGLRAAIAVAEADPGLSVAVVSKVYPMRSHTVSAEGGAAASITAEDSFDEHAYDTISGGDWLCDQDAVEMFVREARAELLRLEHWGCPWSRTPDGHVAVRAFGGMKKMRTWFAADKTGFHLLHTLFQTSLKYRPVIRYDEWYATKLLVDDGRVCGVVAIELMSGRIEAIGAKAVVLATGGGGKVFPFTTNANISTGDGMALAYRAGAPLKDMEFVQYHPTGLPFTGILITEAARAEGGWLLNKDGYRYLQDYDLGQPTPDPVLRSMELGPRDRLSQAFVHEAAKGRTIDSPYGPVVHLDLRHLGAAKIEAKLPMVRELCREYERIDPVRDLVPVRPVVHYMMGGVHTDIQAATPLPGLYAAGETACVSINGANRLGSNSLPEILVFGARAGAAAAAYAAQAPPIGAAVAAQAADETRRLEALLAREGGESVATIRAAMQHALEGAAGIYRDGDTLAKAADTLRELQERAASTGLGDSSRTFNTQLVAALELAAMLDITESIVHSAVRREESRGAHQRTDFPARDDVKYLAHSLAHREADGGCRIEYAPVTVTRWPPGERVYGR encoded by the coding sequence ATGCCTCCTGACCTCGCCACGACGCACGACGTCGTCATCGTGGGCGGGGGCGGCGCCGGCCTGCGCGCGGCGATCGCGGTCGCCGAGGCCGACCCGGGGCTGTCCGTCGCCGTGGTCAGCAAGGTCTACCCCATGCGCAGCCACACCGTCTCCGCCGAGGGCGGGGCCGCGGCGTCCATCACCGCCGAGGACAGCTTCGACGAGCACGCGTACGACACGATCTCCGGTGGCGACTGGCTGTGCGACCAGGACGCGGTGGAGATGTTCGTGCGCGAGGCGCGGGCCGAGTTGCTGCGCCTGGAGCACTGGGGCTGCCCCTGGAGCCGTACGCCGGACGGGCACGTCGCGGTGCGGGCGTTCGGCGGCATGAAGAAGATGCGCACCTGGTTCGCCGCCGACAAGACCGGCTTCCACCTGCTGCACACGCTGTTCCAGACGTCGCTGAAATACCGCCCGGTGATCCGGTACGACGAGTGGTACGCCACCAAGCTGCTCGTCGACGACGGCCGGGTCTGCGGCGTGGTGGCGATCGAGCTGATGTCCGGGCGGATCGAGGCGATCGGCGCCAAGGCGGTCGTCCTCGCCACCGGCGGCGGCGGAAAGGTCTTCCCGTTCACCACCAACGCCAACATCTCCACCGGCGACGGGATGGCCCTGGCGTACCGGGCCGGGGCGCCGCTGAAGGACATGGAGTTCGTCCAGTACCACCCCACCGGGCTGCCGTTCACCGGCATCCTCATCACCGAGGCGGCCCGCGCCGAGGGCGGCTGGCTGCTCAACAAGGACGGCTACCGCTACCTGCAGGACTACGACCTGGGCCAGCCCACCCCGGACCCGGTGCTGCGCAGCATGGAGCTCGGGCCGCGCGACCGGCTCTCCCAGGCGTTCGTGCACGAGGCGGCGAAGGGCCGGACCATCGACAGCCCGTACGGGCCGGTGGTGCACCTCGACCTGCGCCACCTCGGGGCCGCGAAGATCGAGGCCAAGCTGCCGATGGTGCGCGAGCTGTGCCGGGAGTACGAGCGCATCGACCCGGTGCGCGACCTCGTCCCGGTCCGGCCGGTCGTGCACTACATGATGGGCGGCGTCCACACCGACATACAGGCCGCCACCCCGCTGCCCGGCCTGTACGCGGCCGGCGAGACCGCCTGCGTCAGCATCAACGGCGCCAACCGGCTGGGCTCCAACTCGCTGCCGGAGATCCTCGTCTTCGGCGCCCGCGCCGGGGCGGCCGCCGCGGCGTACGCGGCCCAGGCACCGCCGATCGGCGCCGCGGTGGCCGCGCAGGCCGCCGACGAGACCCGCCGGCTGGAAGCGCTGCTGGCCCGCGAGGGCGGCGAGTCCGTCGCGACCATCCGGGCCGCGATGCAACATGCCCTGGAGGGCGCCGCCGGCATCTACCGCGACGGGGACACCCTGGCCAAGGCCGCCGACACGCTCCGCGAACTACAGGAGCGGGCCGCCTCCACGGGCCTCGGCGACAGCAGCCGTACGTTCAACACGCAGCTGGTCGCGGCGCTGGAGCTGGCCGCGATGCTCGACATCACGGAGTCCATTGTGCACAGTGCGGTGCGCCGGGAGGAGTCGCGCGGCGCGCATCAGCGCACCGACTTCCCGGCGCGCGACGACGTCAAGTACCTCGCCCATTCCCTGGCCCACCGCGAGGCCGACGGCGGCTGCCGCATCGAGTACGCGCCGGTCACCGTCACCCGCTGGCCGCCGGGCGAGCGCGTCTACGGGAGGTGA
- a CDS encoding 2-dehydropantoate 2-reductase, protein MRVCIVGAGAVGSVIGGRVAASGGATTTALARGGTLAALRAHGWRLHTADGLVTGPVTASDDPAELGEQDVVVLTVKAHALPALAPALGPLIGADTVVVPAINGVPWWFFDGIGGPFDGLRLRAVDPDGSVAAAIPTANLAGCVVHLSASVVEPGLARHHAGNGLILGEPRGGTSKRVDALAELLTPAGFAVTVSTRIQNEIWYKLWGNMTMNPISALTGATADRILDDDLVDGFIRAVMGEAAAIGERIGCPIAQTAADRNAVTRRLGAFKTSMLQDAEAGRPLELDAMVTVVREIGAAAGVATPYMNALLGLTRLAARERGLYPAP, encoded by the coding sequence GTGAGGGTGTGCATCGTCGGGGCGGGCGCCGTCGGGAGCGTCATCGGGGGGCGGGTGGCCGCTAGCGGTGGCGCCACGACCACAGCTCTGGCGCGTGGGGGGACGTTGGCGGCGCTGCGGGCGCACGGGTGGCGGCTGCATACGGCGGACGGCCTCGTCACCGGGCCGGTCACGGCCAGCGACGACCCGGCGGAGTTGGGCGAGCAGGACGTCGTCGTGCTGACCGTCAAGGCCCACGCGCTGCCCGCCCTCGCCCCCGCGCTCGGACCGTTGATCGGCGCGGACACCGTGGTGGTGCCGGCCATCAACGGGGTGCCGTGGTGGTTCTTCGACGGCATCGGCGGGCCGTTCGACGGGCTGCGGCTGCGCGCGGTCGACCCGGACGGGTCGGTGGCCGCCGCGATCCCGACCGCCAACCTCGCCGGCTGCGTCGTCCACCTCAGCGCCAGCGTCGTCGAGCCGGGGTTGGCCCGGCACCACGCCGGCAACGGCCTGATCCTCGGCGAACCGCGCGGCGGGACGAGCAAGCGCGTGGACGCCCTCGCCGAGTTGCTGACACCGGCCGGCTTCGCGGTCACCGTCTCCACGCGGATCCAGAACGAGATCTGGTACAAGCTGTGGGGCAACATGACGATGAACCCGATCTCGGCACTCACCGGGGCGACCGCCGACCGGATCCTGGACGACGACCTCGTCGACGGGTTCATCCGCGCCGTGATGGGCGAAGCGGCGGCCATCGGCGAACGGATCGGCTGCCCGATCGCGCAGACCGCCGCCGACCGGAACGCCGTGACCCGCCGGCTCGGCGCGTTCAAGACGTCGATGCTGCAGGACGCGGAGGCCGGACGGCCGCTGGAACTGGACGCCATGGTCACCGTCGTACGCGAAATCGGCGCTGCCGCTGGCGTCGCCACCCCGTACATGAACGCGTTGCTGGGCCTGACCCGGCTGGCCGCACGGGAACGCGGCCTCTACCCCGCACCATAG
- a CDS encoding fumarate reductase subunit C, with translation MTELRQRLYRQRVSLFWWLSKPTYLLFVVRELTSVAVVWFVVYLLLLVRAVGAGPESYQDFLDWSARPWMVAVNAVALALAVFHTVTWFLVTPQAMVLKVRGRRIPGAALAGALYAMWFLVSAVILWLL, from the coding sequence ATGACCGAGTTGCGGCAACGCCTGTACCGCCAGCGGGTATCGCTGTTCTGGTGGCTGTCCAAGCCGACCTACCTGCTCTTCGTGGTACGCGAACTGACCTCCGTCGCCGTGGTGTGGTTCGTGGTGTACCTGCTGCTGCTGGTGCGCGCGGTCGGCGCCGGACCGGAGTCGTACCAGGACTTCCTGGACTGGTCCGCGCGGCCGTGGATGGTGGCCGTCAACGCCGTCGCGCTGGCGCTGGCCGTCTTCCACACCGTCACCTGGTTCCTGGTGACGCCGCAGGCCATGGTGCTCAAGGTGCGCGGCCGCCGGATCCCCGGAGCCGCCCTCGCCGGCGCGCTGTACGCGATGTGGTTCCTGGTGTCGGCGGTGATCCTGTGGCTGCTGTGA
- the frdD gene encoding fumarate reductase subunit FrdD: MAAVKEDRASPEPFLWLAFSAGGVVTALTVPAVLFLFGIAFPLGWLDPPSYADIFTLLRNPLARLVVVGLAGLGLMHAAHRLRHTVRDGLQLQRHGTAIAATCYGTAALITGYAVYLVVSAL; the protein is encoded by the coding sequence GTGGCTGCTGTGAAAGAGGATCGCGCCTCGCCCGAGCCGTTTCTGTGGCTGGCGTTCAGCGCCGGCGGGGTGGTGACCGCCCTGACCGTGCCGGCGGTGCTCTTCCTGTTCGGCATCGCGTTCCCGCTCGGCTGGCTGGACCCGCCGTCGTACGCCGACATCTTCACGCTGCTGCGCAACCCGCTCGCCCGGCTCGTCGTGGTGGGCCTGGCCGGGCTCGGGCTCATGCACGCCGCGCATCGCCTGCGCCACACGGTCCGCGACGGACTACAGCTCCAGCGGCACGGCACCGCCATCGCCGCCACCTGCTACGGCACCGCCGCCCTGATCACCGGCTACGCCGTCTACCTGGTGGTGTCAGCCCTCTAA
- a CDS encoding UDP-glucose dehydrogenase family protein: protein MRLTVIGTGYLGATHAICMAVLGYEVLGVDVDPGKVERLGSGEVPFFEPGLPELLAKALESGRLRFTTSSAEAGEFGDVHFVCVGTPQRPGSYAADMSYVDSAVTELAGHLRRRTLVVGKSTVPIGSAARLAALVRRLAPAGDAVELAWNPEFLREGYAVDDTMKPDRLVFGVTSAWAEEQLRAAYAPVLAQGVPAVVTDPATAELVKVAANSFLATKISYINAMAEVCEGTGADVHDLAAALAYDNRIGGRFLKPGLGFGGGCLPKDIRAFMHRAEELGVGQAVSFLREVDDINKRRRSRTVDLVRELVGGDLSGVRVAALGAAFKPNSDDVRDAPALDVASTLQRAGAVVRVFDPAAMDNARRIHPELTYGTSTLDVARDADVVVLLTEWADFRQIDPAVLGDAVTHRRVVDGRHALDAATWRAAGWEYRALGRP, encoded by the coding sequence ATGCGTCTCACCGTGATCGGCACCGGCTACCTCGGCGCCACCCACGCGATCTGCATGGCGGTCCTCGGCTACGAGGTGCTGGGCGTCGACGTCGACCCGGGCAAGGTCGAGCGCCTCGGCTCCGGCGAGGTGCCGTTCTTCGAGCCCGGCCTGCCGGAACTGCTGGCCAAGGCCCTCGAATCGGGCCGCCTGCGGTTCACCACCTCGTCCGCGGAGGCGGGCGAGTTCGGCGACGTCCACTTCGTCTGCGTCGGGACGCCGCAGCGGCCCGGGTCGTACGCCGCCGACATGAGCTATGTCGACAGCGCCGTCACCGAGTTGGCCGGGCACCTGCGCCGCCGCACCCTGGTGGTCGGCAAGTCCACCGTGCCGATCGGCTCGGCCGCCCGGCTGGCCGCGCTGGTCCGCCGCCTCGCGCCGGCCGGCGACGCGGTCGAGCTGGCCTGGAACCCCGAGTTCCTGCGCGAGGGCTACGCCGTCGACGACACCATGAAACCGGACAGGCTGGTCTTCGGCGTGACATCCGCCTGGGCCGAGGAGCAGCTGCGGGCCGCGTACGCCCCGGTGCTCGCCCAGGGCGTCCCGGCCGTGGTCACCGACCCGGCCACCGCCGAGCTGGTCAAGGTCGCCGCCAACTCGTTCCTGGCCACCAAGATCTCCTACATCAACGCCATGGCCGAGGTGTGCGAGGGGACCGGCGCGGACGTGCACGACCTCGCCGCGGCGCTGGCCTACGACAACCGGATCGGCGGCCGCTTCCTCAAGCCCGGACTGGGCTTCGGCGGCGGCTGCCTGCCCAAGGACATCCGGGCGTTCATGCACCGCGCGGAGGAACTGGGCGTCGGCCAGGCCGTCTCGTTCCTGCGCGAGGTCGACGACATCAACAAGCGCCGCCGGTCCCGGACCGTCGACCTGGTGCGCGAGCTGGTCGGTGGCGATCTTTCCGGGGTACGCGTCGCCGCGCTCGGCGCCGCGTTCAAGCCCAACTCGGACGACGTCCGCGACGCGCCGGCCCTCGACGTGGCCAGCACGTTGCAGCGCGCCGGGGCCGTGGTGCGCGTCTTCGACCCCGCCGCCATGGACAACGCCCGCCGGATCCACCCCGAGCTGACGTACGGCACCAGCACCCTCGACGTGGCCCGCGACGCCGACGTCGTGGTGCTGCTGACCGAGTGGGCCGACTTCCGCCAGATCGACCCGGCGGTCCTCGGCGACGCCGTGACCCACCGCCGCGTGGTCGACGGGAGGCACGCCCTGGACGCGGCGACGTGGCGCGCGGCCGGCTGGGAATACCGCGCCCTAGGCCGCCCCTAG
- a CDS encoding Hsp70 family protein has translation MSTKLDADLGTFQVGVDFGTSNTVAMLRWPDGRARPVLFDGAPLLPSAVFADPSGELFVGRDAVNAAMSYPEGFEPYPKRRIDEGVLLLGAAEVPVSEAIAAVLRRVVEETRRVAGRWPGEVVLTYPASWAARRRGVLLDAAARAGIAGPTLVPEPLAAAFHFAELLGARVPDGGHLLVYDFGAGTFDASVVRRTPEGFAVVASEGLGDTGGLDVDAALVAHLGAVYGGRDPGAWRRLESPAEPADRRRHRQLWDGVRAAKEALSRTGTALVHVPVLEQDAPIAREQLEQLARPVVDRSVTVARGALLDAGVDLPQLAGVILVGGASRMPIVATQLHRALGIAPTVLEQPELVVAEGSLRAAFSAASVGAAATVVMDRVRAAAPLPAVDAKPGRRRRVVLAVAGGTAAVVLAVTGVVVGKGLLSDGDRGGRLAGDGAGERSAAFVDAAGTGQAGTVSPGGTATGAAATGPSGTAGPTGAAGRPGRRPPPGPAARRRRRPWNRPSPRATGPTTRTWSPSPSGCV, from the coding sequence TTGAGCACCAAGTTGGACGCCGACCTGGGCACGTTCCAGGTCGGCGTCGACTTCGGCACGTCGAACACGGTGGCCATGCTGAGGTGGCCGGACGGGCGCGCACGGCCGGTGCTCTTCGACGGTGCCCCGCTGCTGCCGTCGGCCGTCTTCGCGGACCCGTCCGGCGAACTGTTCGTCGGGCGGGACGCGGTCAACGCGGCGATGTCCTATCCGGAGGGCTTCGAGCCGTACCCGAAACGCCGGATCGACGAGGGGGTGCTGCTGCTCGGGGCCGCCGAGGTGCCGGTGAGCGAGGCGATCGCCGCGGTACTGCGCCGCGTCGTCGAGGAGACGCGGCGGGTCGCCGGCCGGTGGCCGGGCGAGGTCGTCCTGACGTACCCGGCGTCGTGGGCCGCGCGGCGGCGCGGCGTGCTGCTGGACGCGGCGGCCCGCGCCGGGATCGCCGGCCCGACCCTGGTCCCCGAGCCGCTGGCGGCCGCGTTCCACTTCGCGGAGCTGCTCGGCGCCCGCGTCCCGGACGGCGGCCACCTGCTGGTGTACGACTTCGGCGCGGGCACGTTCGACGCGTCGGTGGTGCGGCGCACGCCCGAGGGGTTCGCGGTGGTGGCCTCCGAAGGGCTCGGCGACACCGGCGGCCTCGACGTGGACGCCGCGCTCGTGGCGCACCTCGGTGCCGTCTACGGCGGCCGCGACCCGGGAGCCTGGCGCCGGCTGGAATCGCCGGCCGAACCGGCCGACCGGCGGCGGCACCGGCAGCTTTGGGACGGCGTCCGGGCGGCCAAGGAGGCACTGTCCCGCACCGGGACCGCGTTGGTGCACGTACCGGTCCTGGAGCAGGACGCCCCGATCGCCCGCGAGCAGCTCGAACAGCTGGCCCGGCCGGTCGTGGACCGGTCCGTGACGGTGGCGCGCGGCGCGCTGCTCGACGCCGGCGTCGACCTGCCGCAGCTGGCCGGCGTGATCCTGGTCGGCGGCGCCAGCCGGATGCCCATCGTGGCGACCCAGCTGCACCGCGCGCTCGGCATCGCGCCGACCGTCCTCGAGCAGCCCGAGCTGGTGGTGGCCGAGGGCAGCCTGCGCGCGGCCTTCTCTGCGGCCTCCGTCGGTGCCGCGGCCACCGTCGTCATGGATCGGGTACGCGCCGCGGCACCGCTCCCGGCCGTGGACGCCAAGCCGGGCCGGCGCCGGCGGGTCGTGCTGGCGGTGGCCGGCGGGACCGCGGCTGTCGTGCTGGCCGTCACCGGCGTCGTCGTCGGCAAGGGCCTGCTGTCGGACGGGGACCGCGGCGGCCGGCTGGCCGGGGACGGGGCCGGTGAGCGCTCGGCGGCCTTCGTCGACGCGGCCGGCACCGGCCAGGCCGGGACCGTGTCACCGGGCGGCACCGCGACCGGGGCGGCGGCCACCGGGCCGAGCGGCACCGCCGGCCCGACCGGGGCGGCCGGGCGCCCGGGACGGCGACCACCACCCGGGCCGGCAGCACGCCGACGAAGGCGACCGTGGAACAGACCATCGCCCCGCGCAACCGGACCGACGACGAGGACCTGGTCTCCGAGTCCGTCGGGGTGCGTATGA